In the genome of Mytilus edulis chromosome 3, xbMytEdul2.2, whole genome shotgun sequence, one region contains:
- the LOC139518102 gene encoding leucine-rich repeat-containing protein let-4-like, giving the protein MTNCTLTFRTLTTIQQMLLLLVLVLLGNTVKVEGACKTIGSVYDCTNSGLTSLPDFTSIPSPDSITTVNLNNNNLRNISAHAFNGLTHKDLEINLGQNHITAIADGAFDAVYDTLVKLTLRSNNLRDLSHAQDIGKLNKLSYLDLKDNDFPDGTTLDSGPTDNVFRLIGDSITEFHFGGHNIATWPRVALTHFPKLNTLNYEGGYLANVPYDGFHGFEHTLEKLHISHTQLRQIPLAISQLTQLKELYFDDNVYVHDSGIFAQAFATLTHTTSPLEVLSLQNDGLSRFPAVLRNLVNLKDLNMGRNSLWYVADDALSLLINASITKMGLSGCHLDRIPQALLKLPSMAELDVSNNNIQSIERYDMSNQTTITKLNVSHNPLAYISTEAFQSLPALGVIDFSSTAMTQIPRAILNTPALTTLDLSHCLIECTCDLTWILISRLPAKTFLGTCETIEQPVETYIQSRVPTCPARR; this is encoded by the exons ATGACAAACTGTACCCTTACGTTTAGAACTTTGACAACGATTCAACAG aTGTTGCTGTTATTGGTATTAGTGTTGTTGGGTAACACGGTGAAGGTGGAAGGAGCGTGTAAAACGATTGGAAGTGTGTACGATTGCACTAACTCTGGACTTACTTCACTACCAGATTTTACATCTATCCCAAGTCCTGATTCAATAACAACTGTAAACCTTAACAACAATAACTTAAGAAACATTTCAGCTCATGCATTTAATGGATTAACACACAAAGATTTAGAGATAAATTTAGGTCAGAATCACATAACAGCCATTGCGGATGGCGCTTTTGATGCTGTTTACGATACACTTGTAAAACTTACACTTAGATCTAATAATTTGAGGGATTTGTCACATGCCCAGGATATTGGCAAATTGAATAAGCTGTCGTATTTAGATCTGAAGGATAACGATTTCCCAGATGGAACAACTTTGGATAGTGGTCCTACTGATAATGTTTTCCGTCTAATTGGGGACTCTATAACGGAATTTCATTTTGGAGGACACAATATTGCCACTTGGCCGAGAGTTGCCTTAACCCATTTTCCGAAATTAAATACCTTGAACTATGAAGGAGGGTATCTAGCCAATGTACCCTATGATGGATTTCATGGTTTTGAACACACGTTAGAAAAGTTGCACATATCACACACACAACTTAGACAAATACCACTGGCAATATCACAACTTACGCAGCTCAAAGAGTTATATTTTGATGATAATGTCTATGTACATGACAGTGGAATTTTTGCCCAAGCGTTTGCCACCTTAACTCATACAACTAGTCCACTTGAAGTGTTAAGTCTTCAAAATGACGGATTATCGCGATTCCCTGCAGTTTTGAGAAATCTTGTCAATCTTAAAGACTTGAATATGGGTAGGAACAGCTTATGGTACGTCGCCGATGATGCGCTGTCACTTCTTATTAATGCTTCTATAACAAAAATGGGTTTAAGTGGATGCCATCTTGACAGAATTCCACAAGCTTTACTTAAATTACCCAGCATGGCAGAGCTTGATGTATCGAACAATAATATACAAAGTATTGAGCGGTATGATATGAGTAACCAGACGACTATAACGAAATTGAATGTATCTCACAACCCTCTGGCGTACATTTCTACTGAAGCATTCCAATCATTGCCGGCATTAGGGGTTATTGATTTCTCATCCACAGCCATGACTCAGATTCCGAGAGCAATCTTAAACACCCCCGCGCTTACGACTTTAGACTTATCTCATTGTCTTATCGAATGCACCTGTGATTTGACGTGGATATTAATTTCCCGTCTTCCCGCAAAAACATTTCTTGGGACTTGTGAAACTATTGAACAACCTGTTGAAACTTATATACAGTCACGAGTACCAACCTGTCCTGCAAGGcgttaa
- the LOC139518104 gene encoding uncharacterized protein — MTFIFKLCTFYLCCVVFLQGSSFEYYGCYMSVEENISYVNKTFMSRSICIEYCQIGHYSLAALSVKITGALFLTNAYEAYSICSCSNETLMNKVNESLCSFPCPKSPGEICGGYNQTIFSVYGIVMHGYKNTGHNNRNTIGIVVGAIFAVICVMVVAVVILILCRKYQTCSTSSNIKCKSLILNKNNEMKSRNMKSGNKGKLNCYVDTDHSNSNISERELYETVGFQNKSKTDQSIHKCTNESKTKIETDDEDEVKYETVEETNRDRAARNIHMNESYQQYININENSNKVRRNLNQKSNDNGELYYNIDEQNSQKYETPMRTESAPHLYSKLNANSEKDNIKSDTQVLEKTEEEYEFMMSQ; from the exons atgactttcATCTTCAAGTTGTGTACGTTCTACttatgttgtgtagttttcttACAAG GATCAAGTTTTGAGTACTATGGATGTTACATGAGTGTAGAAGAAAATATCTCGTATGTGAATAAAACATTTATGTCCAGGTCCATTTGTATAGAATATTGTCAAATAGGTCACTATAGCCTAGCTGCGTTGTCT gtcaagataACTGGCGCACTTTTTCTGACAAATGCTTATGAGGCATATAGCATTTGTAGTTGTAGTAATGAAACTCTTATGAATAAAGTGAACGAAAGTTTATGCAGTTTTCCATGTCCAAAAAGTCCGGGTGAAATATGCGGTGGCTACAACCAAACAATTTTCTCTGTTTATGGTATAGTTATGCATG GTTACAAGAACACAGGACATAATAATC GCAATACTATTGGTATAGTGGTAGGAGCAATCTTTGCAGTTATTTGTGTCATGGTGGTAGCCGTTGTTATTCTGATTCTTTGCAGAAA ATATCAAACATGTTCTACATCATCTAACATTAAATGTAAGAGTTtgatattaaacaaaaacaatgaaatgaagTCACGTAACATGAAATCAGGAAATAAAGGAAAGCTTAATTGTTATGTCGATACTGATCACAGTAATAGTAATATCAGCGAAAGGGAACTTTATGAGACTGTTGGATTTCAGAACAAAAGTAAAACTGATCAGTCGATCCACAAATGTACTAATGAATCAAAGACGAAGATTGAAACTGATGATGAAGATGAGGTCAAATATGAAACCGTGGAGGAAACCAATAGGGATAGAGCCGCCAGAAATATACATATGAACGAAAGTTACCagcaatatataaatattaatgaaaactCTAATAAAGTCAGAAGAAATTTAAATCAGAAGTCAAATGACAATGGTGAGCTGTATTACAACATTGATGAACAAAACTCTCAGAAATATGAAACTCCCATGAGAACAGAAAGCGCACCACATCTTTATTCAAAGCTTAATGCTAACTCTGAGAAAGATAACATCAAAAGTGATACACAAGTTCTTGAAAAGACTGAAGAAGAATATGAATTTATGATGTCACAGTAA